The following proteins come from a genomic window of Rattus norvegicus strain BN/NHsdMcwi chromosome 8, GRCr8, whole genome shotgun sequence:
- the Or8b12d gene encoding olfactory receptor Olr1197 isoform X1 — MTVKNSSVTEFILAGLTDQPGLRLPLFFLFLGFYMVTVVGNLGLIFLIGLNSHLHTPMYFFLFNLSVVDFCFSSTIIPKMLMSFISKKNIISHSGCMTQLFFFCFFVVSETFILSAMAYDRYVAICNPLMYTVTMSPQVCLLLLLGAYLMGFSEAMAHTGNLMNLTFCADNLVNHFMCDILPLLELSCNSTFINELVVFIVVAIDIAVPIVSIFISYALILSSVLRMHSTEGRSKAFSTCSSHLIVVCLLFGSGAFMYLKPPSILPLDQGKVSSLFYTIVVPMLNPLIYSLRNKDVKVALRKTLGKKILS, encoded by the coding sequence ATGACTGTCAAGAATTCCTCTGTGACAGAGTTCATCCTCGCAGGTCTGACAGACCAGCCAGGACTCCGCctgcccctcttctttctctttctaggtTTCTACATGGTGACTGTGGTGGGGAACCTGGGCTTGATCTTCCTGATAGGGCTGAACTCTCACCTGCACACCCCTATGTACTTCTTTCTCTTCAATCTTTCTGtagtagatttctgtttttcctcCACCATCATCCCTAAAATGCTCATGAGTTTTATCTCAAAGAAGAACATCATCTCACACTCAGGGTGTATGAcacagttgtttttcttctgtttctttgttgtctcTGAGACCTTCATTCTGTCAGCCATGGCATATGACCGTTATGTTGCCATCTGTAACCCCCTGATGTACACAGTCACCATGTCTCCCCAGGTTTGTTTACTCCTTTTACTAGGAGCCTATTTGATGGGTTTCTCTGAGGCCATGGCCCATACAGGGAACCTAATGAATCTGACCTTCTGTGCTGACAACCTTGTCAACCACTTCATGTGTGACATCCTTCCTCTTCTTGAGCTCTCCTGCAACAGCACCTTCATAaatgagctggtagtcttcattGTGGTGGCCATTGATATTGCTGTGCCCATTGTCTCCATCTTCATTTCGTATGCCCTCATCCTCTCTAGCGTTCTTCGCATGCATTCCACAGAGGGCAGATCCAAGGCCTTCAGCACCTGCAGCTCCCACTTGATTGTGGTTTGTCTGTTATTTGGTTCTGGGGCTTTCATGTATCTCAAGCCACCTTCCATTTTGCCCCTTGACCAAGGAAAAGTTTCTTCCTTGTTCTATACAATTGTGGTGCCCATGTTGAACCCTCTGATCTATAGTCTGAGAAATAAGGATGTCAAAGTTGCTCTGAGGAAAACCTTGGGTAAGAAAATACTTTCTTAA
- the Olr1198 gene encoding olfactory receptor Olr1198, which translates to MTVKNSSVTEFILAGLTDQPGLRLPLFFLFLGFYMVTVVGNLGLIFLIGLNSHLHTPMYFFLFNLSVVDFCFSSTIIPKMLMSFISKKNIISHSGCMTQLFFFCFFVVSETFILSAMAYDRYVAICNPLMYTVTMSPQVCLLLLLGAYVMGFSEAMAHTGNLMNLTFCADNLVNHFMCDILPLLELSCNSTFINELVVFIVVAIDIAVPIVSIFISYALILSSILRMHSTEGRSKAFSTCSSHLIVVCLLFGSGAFMYLKPPSILPLDQGKVSSLFYTIVVPMLNPLIYSLRNKDVKVALRKTLGKIIL; encoded by the coding sequence ATGACTGTCAAGAATTCCTCTGTGACAGAGTTCATCCTCGCAGGTCTGACAGACCAGCCAGGACTCCGCctgcccctcttctttctctttctaggtTTCTACATGGTGACTGTGGTGGGGAACCTGGGCTTGATCTTCCTGATAGGGCTGAACTCTCACCTGCACACCCCTATGTACTTCTTTCTCTTCAATCTTTCTGtagtagatttctgtttttcctcCACCATCATCCCTAAAATGCTCATGAGTTTTATCTCAAAGAAGAACATCATCTCACACTCAGGGTGTATGAcacagttgtttttcttctgtttctttgttgtctcTGAGACCTTCATTCTGTCAGCCATGGCATATGACCGTTATGTTGCCATCTGTAACCCCCTGATGTACACAGTCACCATGTCTCCCCAGGTTTGTTTACTCCTTTTACTAGGAGCCTATGTGATGGGTTTCTCTGAGGCCATGGCCCATACAGGGAACCTAATGAATCTGACCTTCTGTGCTGACAACCTTGTCAACCACTTCATGTGTGACATCCTTCCTCTTCTTGAGCTCTCCTGCAACAGCACCTTCATAAATGAGCTGGTAGTCTTTATTGTGGTGGCCATTGATATTGCTGTGCCCATTGTCTCCATCTTCATTTCGTATGCCCTCATCCTCTCTAGCATTCTTCGCATGCATTCCACGGAGGGCAGATCCAAGGCCTTCAGCACCTGCAGCTCCCACTTGATTGTGGTTTGTCTGTTATTTGGTTCTGGGGCTTTCATGTATCTCAAGCCACCTTCCATTTTGCCCCTTGACCAAGGAAAAGTTTCTTCCTTGTTCTATACAATTGTGGTGCCCATGTTGAACCCTTTGATCTATAGTCTGAGAAATAAGGATGTCAAAGTTGCTCTGAGGAAAACCTTGGGTAAGATAATACTTTAA